The proteins below come from a single Burkholderia humptydooensis genomic window:
- a CDS encoding DnaB-like helicase C-terminal domain-containing protein gives MINFVPLDSLELATRTILKDYGKFFRVNPETQGIDPSAFLSYFALLHPKLQPENMTVFRAAILDSVNPPPPGTEDGIRERLVSLATATKLQTALEGFNDGEVDLTAALRSLAEQHETWIAREKKFPKVKARIEDMLEETANDTGLHWRLNCLNESMTPAQAGDFIVVAARVDSGKSTFFASELTYMAPQVDVVWPGRDRPIIVLNNEGPGKRLRHRLFNAALGVDNAELVEKSRAGTVYQEYLKAIGGTDRIIVFDVHDYTMSRLEEIIKELDPAVVVYDMLDNVQADIGTATNGGTRTDQLLEWLYQRARVLAVKYEHVAIATSQLNGEADGEVFPKLSMLANSKTGKAGAADAVIMLGRSNNVDLQNTRFISTPKNKKRRDGAPQDPRREVSFKGSIGRFED, from the coding sequence TTGATTAACTTCGTGCCGCTGGACTCTCTGGAGCTGGCGACACGAACGATTCTCAAAGATTACGGGAAGTTCTTCCGTGTCAATCCTGAGACGCAGGGCATTGACCCGTCAGCGTTCCTGTCCTACTTCGCATTACTCCATCCGAAACTCCAACCCGAGAACATGACGGTCTTCCGTGCCGCCATTCTCGATTCAGTGAACCCGCCGCCGCCCGGAACTGAGGACGGTATCCGCGAGCGCTTGGTATCGCTCGCCACGGCAACGAAGCTACAGACCGCGCTCGAAGGATTCAACGACGGCGAGGTGGACCTTACCGCCGCGCTGCGGTCCCTCGCTGAGCAGCATGAGACGTGGATCGCAAGGGAGAAAAAGTTCCCGAAGGTTAAGGCCCGCATCGAGGACATGCTTGAGGAGACGGCGAACGATACCGGCCTTCACTGGCGGTTGAACTGTTTGAACGAAAGCATGACGCCCGCGCAAGCTGGCGACTTCATCGTCGTTGCGGCCCGCGTGGACAGCGGCAAGTCCACGTTCTTTGCGAGCGAGCTTACGTACATGGCCCCGCAGGTTGACGTGGTGTGGCCCGGACGTGACCGCCCGATCATCGTGTTGAACAACGAGGGGCCGGGCAAGAGGCTGCGTCATCGCCTGTTCAACGCAGCGCTGGGCGTAGACAACGCGGAACTTGTGGAGAAGTCCCGCGCGGGAACCGTCTATCAGGAATACCTGAAGGCCATTGGCGGCACCGACCGCATCATCGTGTTCGACGTACACGACTACACCATGTCGCGCCTTGAGGAAATCATCAAGGAGCTTGATCCGGCAGTAGTCGTGTACGACATGTTGGACAACGTGCAGGCGGACATCGGCACGGCGACAAACGGCGGGACGCGTACCGACCAGCTTCTCGAATGGCTGTATCAGCGGGCGCGTGTGCTCGCCGTGAAGTACGAACACGTAGCTATCGCAACGTCGCAGCTCAACGGCGAGGCGGACGGCGAGGTGTTCCCGAAGCTCTCCATGCTGGCGAACAGCAAGACAGGTAAGGCGGGTGCGGCGGATGCCGTCATCATGCTCGGCCGCAGCAACAACGTGGACTTGCAGAACACCCGATTCATAAGTACACCAAAGAACAAGAAGCGCCGCGATGGGGCACCTCAAGACCCGCGCCGCGAAGTCTCGTTCAAGGGATCGATAGGGAGGTTCGAGGATTGA
- a CDS encoding toprim domain-containing protein → MAEAWLRAAQRLKLGHKGRAFHGCSGSSSGPTLLISNDREKWSGWCFRCRETVIEWKPMESFAERVKRMREEQAADEEAATTASPPQPANFDIETWPIEARLWLLKASIGRSEVGKLGAYHHARTNRVVLPVVDAGRIVYWQARSVDGREPKYIGAAIDKRHIVAAFGQGDPVLVEDILSAFRVGESGEAQGMAILGTALNDKVLARLIQQQRPVTVWLDPDSAGREAARGIVKKLSLVGLQHRQITTHRDPKLLSKGEIQSLLTAAF, encoded by the coding sequence ATGGCGGAAGCGTGGCTGCGTGCCGCGCAACGCCTCAAGCTCGGGCATAAAGGCCGAGCATTCCACGGCTGTTCCGGGTCCAGCTCCGGACCCACGCTGCTTATCAGCAACGACCGCGAGAAGTGGTCAGGCTGGTGCTTCCGCTGTCGCGAGACAGTGATCGAGTGGAAGCCGATGGAGAGTTTCGCTGAGCGGGTCAAGCGTATGCGAGAGGAGCAGGCGGCTGATGAGGAAGCGGCAACGACCGCATCCCCGCCTCAGCCTGCGAACTTCGACATTGAGACTTGGCCTATTGAGGCTCGCCTCTGGCTGCTCAAAGCGTCCATAGGGCGCTCGGAAGTCGGCAAGCTAGGTGCGTACCACCATGCCCGTACGAACCGCGTGGTGCTGCCTGTAGTTGACGCTGGGCGCATCGTGTACTGGCAGGCTCGCTCGGTTGACGGGCGGGAGCCGAAGTACATCGGCGCAGCCATCGACAAGCGGCACATCGTTGCGGCGTTCGGGCAGGGCGACCCCGTGCTCGTTGAGGACATCCTCTCTGCGTTTCGTGTCGGCGAATCCGGCGAAGCGCAGGGCATGGCGATCCTCGGCACGGCGTTGAACGACAAGGTACTCGCTCGGCTCATCCAACAGCAGCGTCCGGTCACGGTATGGCTGGACCCGGATAGCGCGGGCCGCGAGGCAGCGCGCGGCATCGTAAAGAAATTGTCCCTCGTCGGACTTCAACATCGACAGATCACGACCCATCGTGATCCGAAGCTACTCAGCAAAGGAGAGATTCAATCGCTATTGACAGCAGCCTTTTGA
- the ltrA gene encoding group II intron reverse transcriptase/maturase, translating to MISKPVMDAEALETVAEHARGGRKPPGCVRGAETGTATSGQTKSEGDALMERVVERGNMRRAYRRVLRNQGSAGVDGLSVEGLGDWLKMHWPSVKQALLEGRYVPQAVRRADIPKPQGGVRTLGVPSVVDRLIQQALHQVLQPILEPTFSASSYGFRPGKSALDAVRQAQAYVQGGRHWVVDIDLEKFFDRVNHDVLMGRVARHVKDKVTLKLIRRFLEAGMMAHGVTRARTEGTPQGGPLSPLLSNILLSDLDRRLESRGLAFCRYADDCNIYVGSQQAGQRVMARIRAYLEKVLKLRVNEAKSAVARPSTRKFLGYRVAVRLGQAQIRIAPESIKRLMTRVRDLTLKGRSGSLEQTIRKLNPVLRGWANYFRLSQQHKRLEGLDGWLRRRLRCLIWRQWKRPRTRERNMIALGLRPERAWKSSVNGRGPWWNAGSHHLKQALPNAYFDARGLVSIRRTVDRLQSIN from the coding sequence ATGATCTCGAAGCCTGTTATGGATGCAGAAGCGCTGGAGACAGTGGCCGAGCACGCGAGGGGTGGCCGGAAGCCACCGGGCTGCGTGCGGGGTGCGGAGACGGGCACGGCGACATCTGGGCAAACGAAATCGGAGGGCGACGCGCTGATGGAGCGCGTCGTGGAACGCGGCAACATGAGGCGAGCATACCGCCGGGTGCTGAGGAACCAGGGTTCAGCCGGGGTAGATGGGCTGAGCGTGGAAGGCCTTGGTGACTGGCTCAAGATGCACTGGCCGAGTGTGAAGCAGGCGCTGCTGGAAGGGCGGTACGTACCGCAGGCGGTACGCCGGGCGGACATACCGAAGCCGCAAGGCGGGGTGAGGACGCTGGGCGTGCCAAGCGTGGTGGACCGACTGATCCAGCAAGCGCTGCACCAAGTATTGCAACCGATCTTGGAGCCGACGTTCTCGGCGAGTAGTTACGGATTCCGACCGGGCAAGAGTGCGTTGGACGCGGTGCGTCAGGCGCAAGCCTATGTTCAGGGTGGTCGGCATTGGGTGGTCGATATCGATTTGGAGAAGTTCTTCGATCGAGTCAACCATGATGTGCTGATGGGCCGGGTTGCGAGGCATGTAAAAGACAAAGTGACGCTGAAGCTGATTCGCCGCTTCCTCGAAGCGGGGATGATGGCGCACGGCGTGACGCGTGCGAGGACGGAGGGCACGCCGCAAGGCGGCCCGCTGTCCCCGCTACTGTCGAATATATTGCTGAGTGATCTGGATCGGAGGCTGGAGAGCCGAGGGCTGGCGTTCTGCCGGTACGCTGACGACTGCAACATTTACGTTGGCAGCCAACAAGCAGGACAGCGCGTCATGGCGAGAATCAGGGCCTATCTCGAGAAGGTCTTGAAGCTGCGCGTGAACGAGGCCAAGAGTGCGGTGGCGCGGCCGAGCACGCGGAAGTTCCTGGGATACCGGGTGGCGGTGAGGTTGGGTCAAGCACAGATCCGGATTGCACCGGAAAGCATCAAGCGATTGATGACGCGGGTGCGGGATCTGACGTTGAAGGGAAGAAGCGGGTCCCTTGAGCAGACGATCCGGAAGCTCAACCCGGTCCTACGGGGGTGGGCAAATTACTTCCGGCTCAGCCAGCAGCACAAGCGGCTGGAGGGGCTGGACGGATGGTTGCGAAGGCGTTTGCGCTGCCTGATCTGGCGGCAGTGGAAGCGCCCCCGAACCCGAGAGCGCAACATGATCGCACTGGGCCTACGCCCGGAGCGGGCATGGAAATCGAGCGTGAACGGGCGAGGACCTTGGTGGAACGCCGGTTCTCACCATTTGAAGCAGGCGTTACCCAATGCCTACTTCGATGCACGGGGACTGGTCTCGATCCGTCGGACGGTGGATCGCCTCCAGAGCATTAACTGA
- a CDS encoding undecaprenyl-diphosphate phosphatase encodes MSLWFLVFLSVLQGVTELFPVSSLGHTLLVPALFGMHIDKHAPQLLPFLVALHLGTAFALLWYFRERWIALIAGFFASLNGRKNDEGHLMWALIIGTIPAGLVGLLLEKRIERVFHDLRIVAFALIVNGILLWLGDRIQRARAHQPPEKLTFKQAFFVGLAQVGALIPGFSRSGLTMIAGNAAGLTAEKAAEFSFLLGTPIIFAAGLLELPKLFHAPDQLADALLGGVLTAIAAYLSVRFLMRYFEGRGRLASFGLYCVLAGLFCLGWFMFHAQPV; translated from the coding sequence GTGAGCCTCTGGTTTCTGGTATTTCTGAGCGTCCTGCAGGGCGTCACCGAACTCTTTCCCGTCAGCAGCCTGGGGCATACGCTCCTCGTGCCCGCGCTGTTCGGCATGCACATCGACAAGCACGCGCCGCAACTGCTGCCGTTCCTCGTCGCGCTGCACCTCGGCACCGCGTTCGCGCTGCTATGGTACTTCCGCGAGCGCTGGATCGCGTTGATCGCCGGTTTCTTCGCATCGCTGAACGGGCGCAAGAACGACGAGGGCCATCTGATGTGGGCGCTCATCATCGGCACGATTCCGGCGGGGCTCGTCGGGCTGCTGCTCGAAAAGCGCATCGAGCGCGTGTTTCACGATTTGCGGATCGTCGCGTTCGCGTTGATCGTCAACGGTATCCTGCTGTGGCTCGGCGACCGCATCCAGCGCGCACGCGCGCACCAGCCGCCCGAAAAGCTGACGTTCAAGCAGGCGTTTTTCGTCGGCCTCGCGCAGGTGGGTGCGCTGATTCCGGGGTTTTCGCGCAGCGGCCTGACGATGATCGCCGGCAACGCGGCCGGACTCACTGCGGAAAAGGCGGCGGAATTCTCGTTCCTGCTCGGCACGCCGATCATCTTCGCGGCGGGGCTGCTTGAATTGCCGAAGCTTTTCCATGCGCCCGACCAGCTCGCCGACGCGTTGCTGGGCGGCGTGCTGACGGCGATTGCCGCATATCTGAGCGTGCGTTTCCTGATGCGTTATTTCGAAGGGCGCGGGCGGCTTGCGTCGTTCGGCCTGTACTGCGTGCTCGCGGGGCTGTTCTGTCTCGGCTGGTTCATGTTCCACGCGCAGCCGGTTTGA
- a CDS encoding aldose epimerase family protein, with protein sequence MPSFQNQDILELIDGASLARIAPEAGGRLLSWSIGDASIVFWPDAADWSNPAKIRGGNPLLFPFLGRHRADGRIGFWRDGAGIVRELPMHGFARDLPFDAQADADGRGVTLTLGSSDRTRAGYPFDFRFAARYRLVDERTLDVALTTTNLGDTPLPHYAGHHFYFALPHAERASTVLELPPTQRRRQLDDGSISAPEPGSSRYTLDDPAILDRFHCLDGIPAEPVRVLMPGRRHAIDIDLNRPGSAPWYAVTTWTEAPGSDFYCVEPWLGLPDAIHNGLGLRRVAPGATETAALRIRVTPLA encoded by the coding sequence ATGCCCTCTTTCCAGAATCAGGACATCCTCGAGCTCATCGACGGCGCGTCACTCGCGCGCATCGCACCCGAAGCGGGCGGCCGGCTGCTGTCGTGGAGTATCGGCGACGCGAGCATCGTCTTCTGGCCCGATGCCGCAGACTGGTCCAATCCCGCGAAGATCCGCGGCGGCAATCCGCTGCTGTTCCCGTTTCTCGGCCGGCATCGGGCCGACGGGCGAATCGGCTTCTGGCGCGACGGCGCGGGCATCGTCCGCGAGCTGCCGATGCACGGCTTCGCGCGCGATCTGCCGTTCGATGCGCAAGCGGATGCCGACGGTCGCGGCGTCACGCTGACGCTCGGCAGCAGCGATCGCACGCGCGCCGGCTACCCGTTCGATTTCCGCTTCGCCGCGCGCTACCGGCTCGTCGACGAGCGCACGCTCGACGTCGCGCTGACCACGACCAATCTCGGCGACACGCCACTGCCGCACTACGCGGGACACCATTTCTATTTCGCGCTGCCGCACGCCGAGCGTGCGTCGACCGTGCTCGAGCTGCCGCCGACGCAGCGGCGCCGCCAACTCGACGACGGCTCGATCAGCGCGCCCGAGCCCGGCTCGTCGCGCTACACGCTAGACGATCCGGCCATCCTCGACCGCTTCCACTGCCTCGACGGCATCCCCGCCGAGCCGGTGCGCGTACTGATGCCCGGCCGCCGGCACGCGATCGACATCGACCTGAACCGCCCTGGCTCGGCGCCGTGGTACGCGGTGACGACCTGGACGGAGGCGCCCGGGTCGGACTTCTATTGCGTGGAGCCATGGCTCGGCCTGCCCGACGCGATTCACAACGGCCTCGGCTTGCGGCGCGTCGCGCCGGGCGCGACGGAAACCGCTGCGCTGCGTATCCGCGTGACGCCGCTCGCCTGA
- a CDS encoding peptidoglycan DD-metalloendopeptidase family protein: protein MLLKTTRRLVVASLAALLAACGSAPVGPGFYRVERGDTLSQIARSNRQSVTNIVRWNQITNPDAIEVGQVLRVAPPAGSASTSGTTGASRSPSRPAPSSPSSPAPSVKPASSISLVWPAAGNVIRSFDGAKSKGIDIANTAGTPVIAAAAGTVVYAGNGLRGYGNLLIVKHNADFLTTYAHNRTLLVKEGQTVAQGQKIAEMGDTDNDRVALHFELRYGGRSIDPARYLPSR from the coding sequence ATGTTGCTGAAAACAACGAGACGGCTCGTCGTCGCATCGCTAGCCGCGCTGCTCGCCGCGTGCGGCTCGGCGCCCGTCGGCCCCGGCTTCTACCGGGTCGAGCGCGGCGACACGCTCTCCCAGATCGCGCGATCGAACCGCCAGTCGGTCACGAACATCGTCCGCTGGAACCAGATCACGAATCCCGACGCGATCGAAGTCGGTCAGGTGCTGCGTGTCGCGCCGCCGGCCGGCTCCGCGTCGACGTCGGGCACGACGGGCGCGTCGCGCAGCCCGAGCCGCCCGGCGCCCTCATCGCCCTCGTCGCCCGCGCCTTCCGTGAAACCCGCGTCGAGCATCTCGCTCGTCTGGCCCGCCGCCGGCAACGTGATCCGCTCGTTCGACGGGGCGAAATCGAAGGGCATCGACATCGCGAACACCGCCGGCACGCCCGTCATCGCGGCGGCGGCCGGCACGGTCGTCTACGCGGGCAACGGCCTGCGCGGCTACGGCAACCTGCTGATCGTCAAGCACAACGCCGACTTCCTGACGACGTACGCGCACAACCGCACGCTGCTCGTGAAGGAAGGCCAGACGGTCGCGCAGGGACAGAAAATCGCGGAGATGGGCGATACCGACAACGATCGCGTCGCGCTGCACTTCGAGCTGCGCTACGGCGGCCGCTCGATCGACCCCGCGCGCTACCTGCCGTCGCGCTGA
- a CDS encoding acyl-CoA synthetase, whose protein sequence is MLPHAAHYAELVDRFAWRIPARYNIGADACDKWADGSGRVALIHEHADGVIARYTFDELRSSSNRLANSFARAGVKRGDRIGILLAQGPETAIAHLAAYKLGAVAVPLFTLFGADALEFRLGDSGAVAVVTDRAGYEKIASLPSLATVYCTGGAPDLAEPGVLAFEAALAAESDKFQPADTSADDPALIIYTSGTTGKPKGALHAHRVLLGHLPGVEMSQNLFPARARLFWTPADWAWIGGLLDVLLPSLHHGVPVLARRFEKFDGAAAFELLARHGVTHAFLPPTALKLMRAAVAQPRERYALALESVASGGESLGAELVAWGRDAFGVTINEFYGQTECNVVLSSCGALFEPRAGTIGKAAPGHRVAIVDDAGNVLPPGVAGNIGVRAPDPVMFIGYWHKPDATREKFAGDFLLTGDVGVADADGFFRFVGRNDDVITSAGYRIGPGPIEDCLLKHPAVRMAAVVGVPDPTRTEIVKAFVVLNAGYEANDALARELQAHVKTRLAAHEYPRAVAFVDSLPMTATGKIIRRALRDA, encoded by the coding sequence ATGCTGCCCCATGCCGCCCATTACGCCGAGCTCGTCGACCGCTTCGCATGGCGCATTCCCGCGCGCTACAACATCGGCGCCGACGCATGCGACAAATGGGCGGACGGCAGCGGCCGCGTCGCGCTGATTCACGAACATGCGGACGGCGTCATTGCGCGCTACACGTTCGACGAGCTGAGGAGCAGCTCTAATCGGCTCGCGAACAGCTTCGCGCGCGCAGGCGTGAAACGCGGCGACCGGATCGGCATCCTGCTCGCGCAAGGCCCGGAAACGGCGATCGCCCATCTGGCCGCCTACAAGCTCGGCGCGGTCGCGGTGCCGCTCTTCACGCTGTTCGGCGCGGACGCGCTCGAATTCCGCCTCGGCGACAGCGGCGCCGTCGCGGTCGTCACCGATCGCGCCGGCTACGAAAAGATCGCGTCGCTGCCGTCGCTCGCGACGGTCTACTGCACCGGCGGCGCGCCCGATCTCGCCGAGCCCGGCGTGCTCGCATTCGAAGCGGCGCTCGCGGCCGAATCGGACAAGTTCCAGCCAGCGGACACGTCGGCCGACGACCCGGCGCTCATCATCTATACGTCCGGCACGACGGGCAAGCCGAAGGGCGCGCTGCACGCGCACCGGGTGCTGCTCGGCCATCTGCCGGGCGTCGAGATGTCGCAGAACCTGTTTCCGGCGCGTGCGCGCCTGTTCTGGACGCCCGCCGACTGGGCGTGGATCGGCGGGCTCCTCGACGTACTGCTGCCCTCGCTGCATCACGGCGTGCCGGTACTCGCGCGACGCTTCGAGAAATTCGATGGCGCGGCCGCGTTCGAGCTGCTCGCGCGGCACGGCGTCACGCACGCGTTCCTGCCGCCGACCGCGCTGAAGCTGATGCGTGCGGCCGTCGCGCAGCCTCGCGAGCGCTATGCGCTCGCGCTCGAATCGGTGGCGAGCGGCGGCGAGTCGCTCGGCGCCGAGCTCGTCGCATGGGGCCGCGACGCGTTCGGCGTGACGATCAACGAGTTCTACGGTCAGACCGAATGCAACGTCGTGCTGTCGTCGTGCGGCGCGCTGTTCGAGCCGCGCGCGGGCACGATCGGCAAGGCGGCGCCCGGGCATCGCGTCGCGATCGTCGACGATGCCGGCAACGTGCTGCCGCCCGGCGTCGCGGGCAACATCGGCGTGCGCGCGCCTGACCCCGTGATGTTCATCGGCTACTGGCACAAGCCCGATGCGACGCGCGAGAAATTCGCCGGCGACTTCCTGCTGACGGGCGACGTCGGCGTTGCCGATGCCGACGGCTTTTTCCGCTTCGTCGGCCGCAACGACGACGTGATCACGAGCGCCGGTTACCGGATCGGCCCGGGGCCGATCGAAGACTGCCTGCTCAAGCACCCGGCCGTGCGGATGGCGGCCGTTGTCGGCGTGCCGGACCCGACCCGCACCGAAATCGTCAAGGCGTTCGTCGTGCTGAACGCCGGCTACGAAGCGAACGACGCACTCGCACGCGAGCTGCAGGCGCACGTGAAGACACGGCTCGCCGCGCATGAATATCCGCGCGCGGTCGCATTCGTCGACAGCCTGCCGATGACCGCGACGGGCAAGATCATCCGCCGCGCACTGCGCGACGCGTGA
- a CDS encoding DUF2288 domain-containing protein, which produces MSSNTPSPDSPSPLYLNLLGETAKIDWCDLERFFAQGKLLSVARDLDLVSVAEAIASDDKEQVTRWLSAGHVERMQAGTAQDYSTRNPELWAVVVSPWVCVQERA; this is translated from the coding sequence ATGTCTTCGAACACCCCATCCCCCGACTCGCCCAGCCCGCTCTATCTGAACCTGCTCGGCGAAACCGCGAAGATCGACTGGTGCGATCTCGAGCGTTTTTTTGCGCAAGGCAAGCTGCTGTCGGTCGCGCGCGATCTCGATCTCGTGAGCGTCGCCGAAGCGATCGCAAGTGACGACAAGGAGCAGGTCACGCGCTGGCTGTCCGCGGGGCATGTCGAGCGGATGCAGGCCGGCACCGCGCAGGATTACTCGACGCGCAATCCCGAGCTGTGGGCGGTCGTCGTATCGCCGTGGGTGTGCGTGCAGGAACGCGCGTAA
- a CDS encoding MATE family efflux transporter: MHASSTSAQAGEDPEPRPAANRHRRVLGLALPIIAANLTQPILGAVDTAVAGHLNGPQYLGGVALGGLFFNFVYWGFGFLRMGTTGLVAQAFGANDLAGIRINVLRALLLAFALGAAALALQAPLLGIAFAALGGSDAVRATALEYAHARIWAAPFALANYVVLGYLLGVQRVRLALVIQIFVNVVNIGAVLLYVYRFNWGVAGIGAATATADIAGFAASALLLRWLSPRGLAKVGRAELLDRAALARLVALNRDIFIRTLCLLSAFGWFAHLGARQGDATLAANALLLNFQTFMAYALDGFAHAAEALVGAAAGARNRDAFRQALRTTFFWAGIGALAFALAYWGAGNWIVAQLTDQPSVRSVAERYLPWAALSPVISVWGFMLDGVFIGATHTRALMRAMATSFALFVAATLALVGPFGNHGLWIALLVFMAARGATLARHLPGLERAIAQDATPAARTAG, translated from the coding sequence ATGCACGCCTCCTCCACTTCCGCGCAAGCGGGCGAAGACCCCGAGCCGCGCCCAGCCGCGAACCGGCATCGGCGCGTTCTCGGCCTCGCGTTGCCGATCATCGCCGCGAACCTCACGCAGCCGATTCTCGGCGCGGTCGACACCGCCGTCGCCGGTCACCTGAACGGCCCGCAATATCTCGGCGGCGTCGCGCTCGGCGGCCTCTTCTTCAACTTCGTGTACTGGGGCTTCGGCTTCCTGCGAATGGGGACGACCGGGCTCGTCGCGCAGGCGTTCGGCGCGAACGACCTCGCCGGAATCCGCATCAACGTGCTGCGCGCGCTTCTGCTTGCGTTCGCGCTCGGCGCGGCGGCGCTCGCGCTGCAAGCCCCGCTTCTCGGCATCGCATTCGCCGCGCTCGGCGGCAGCGATGCGGTGCGCGCGACCGCGCTCGAATACGCGCACGCGCGGATCTGGGCTGCACCGTTCGCGCTCGCGAACTACGTCGTGCTCGGCTATCTGCTCGGCGTGCAGCGCGTGCGGCTCGCGCTCGTGATCCAGATATTCGTCAACGTCGTCAACATCGGCGCCGTGCTGCTCTATGTGTACCGCTTCAATTGGGGTGTCGCGGGCATCGGCGCCGCGACCGCGACGGCCGACATCGCGGGCTTCGCGGCGAGCGCGCTGCTGCTGCGCTGGCTGAGCCCGCGCGGCCTCGCGAAGGTCGGTCGCGCCGAGCTCCTCGATCGCGCGGCGCTCGCGCGTCTCGTCGCCCTCAATCGCGACATTTTCATCCGCACGCTGTGCCTGCTGTCGGCGTTCGGCTGGTTCGCGCATCTCGGCGCGCGGCAAGGCGACGCAACGCTCGCGGCCAACGCGCTGCTCCTCAATTTCCAGACCTTCATGGCGTATGCGCTCGACGGCTTTGCGCACGCGGCGGAGGCACTCGTCGGCGCAGCGGCCGGCGCGCGCAATCGCGATGCCTTCCGGCAAGCGCTGCGCACGACGTTCTTCTGGGCGGGAATCGGCGCGCTCGCGTTCGCGCTCGCCTATTGGGGCGCAGGCAACTGGATCGTCGCGCAGCTCACCGATCAACCATCCGTCCGCAGCGTCGCCGAGCGCTATCTCCCGTGGGCCGCGCTCTCTCCGGTGATTTCCGTCTGGGGCTTCATGCTGGACGGCGTGTTCATCGGCGCGACGCACACGCGCGCGCTGATGCGGGCGATGGCGACATCGTTCGCGCTGTTCGTCGCTGCAACGCTCGCGCTGGTCGGCCCGTTCGGCAATCACGGGCTCTGGATCGCATTGCTCGTGTTCATGGCCGCGCGCGGCGCGACCCTTGCGCGCCATCTGCCGGGGCTCGAGCGAGCCATCGCGCAAGACGCGACGCCGGCAGCGCGCACCGCCGGCTGA
- the sixA gene encoding phosphohistidine phosphatase SixA, translated as MNLILWRHAEAEDYASTDLARQLTARGRKDAQAVAKWLRARIERHATVLASPAARTVQTAEALTDHYRTANELAPGCDADDVLAAAGWPDGIASTVVVVGHQPTLGSVAAHLLAGSDESWSVKKGGLLWLSSRAREGNGQTVLRAAISPDLV; from the coding sequence ATGAACCTGATTCTCTGGCGACATGCCGAAGCCGAAGACTACGCAAGCACCGACCTCGCGCGCCAATTGACCGCGCGCGGCCGCAAGGACGCGCAGGCCGTCGCGAAGTGGCTGCGCGCGCGCATCGAGCGCCATGCGACGGTGCTCGCGAGCCCCGCCGCGCGCACCGTGCAGACGGCCGAGGCGCTGACCGACCACTATCGGACCGCGAACGAGCTCGCGCCCGGCTGCGATGCCGACGACGTGCTCGCTGCGGCCGGCTGGCCGGACGGGATCGCATCGACGGTCGTCGTCGTCGGGCATCAGCCGACGCTCGGCAGCGTGGCCGCGCACCTGCTCGCCGGCTCGGACGAGAGCTGGAGCGTCAAGAAGGGCGGGCTGCTGTGGCTTTCGAGCCGCGCGCGGGAAGGCAATGGGCAGACCGTGCTGCGCGCGGCCATTTCGCCCGATCTAGTCTGA